In Silene latifolia isolate original U9 population chromosome 3, ASM4854445v1, whole genome shotgun sequence, a single window of DNA contains:
- the LOC141648821 gene encoding protein FAR1-RELATED SEQUENCE 5-like codes for MEFTPRLGMFFSSLAEAVLFYKVYALSCGFEPRLYTTKKLRGGEIYNKFVDCNQQGFRESRNVENKSNIRSVKITRVGCLAMIRFRYNGKGYVVDMFHDFHNHILCSVKDAHLQKLTRKLNAFHKQTIINNSKVNIGASTSFRVCKEYANGYENVHASLTEFKNFNRDVKCFIGGKDAQMVIDRFKDISETSKGFDATYGTNKYNMMFAPFTGVDHHKKSVTFGATLLEHEDEESFKCIYSDRAQWIPAYFTDLPMSCILRTTQRSESENSFFKRFENKFGTLVEFLLSFQSAIDQQRYAQTCLDKDSDHALPNLVSPLGIEKHASTLYTHAFFKEFQGEVETAICSCGVVGVIHDIDHEYSEVGDGISGKIFRVVTIFVVAHDTVDENVDATHYHKLAVSVIWSEFYSIFPVLKSLPEGQVKELSCLLKSFREKFCPQDVQMTKDQEMEQLLGCSSTSTVTILPPRRAKNKGRGKRMLSDKKKAI; via the exons ATGGAGTTTACTCCTAGGTTGGGGATGTTTTTTAGTTCACTTGCTGAAGCGGTTCTGTTTTACAAGGTTTATGCTCTCTCATGTGGTTTTGAACCTAGATTGTACACTACAAAAAAACTGAGAGGTGGTGAAATATACAATAAGTTTGTTGATTGTAATCAGCAAGGTTTTAGAGAAAGTAGGAATGTGGAAAATAAGAGCAATATAAGGTCAGTGAAAATTACAAGGGTAGGCTGTCTTGCAATGATCAGGTTTAGATATAACGGCAAAGGTTATGTCGTTGACATGTTCCATGATTTTCACAATCACATTCTTTGCTCTGTTAAGGATGCTCATCTTCAGAAATTGACAAGGAAGCTTAATGCATTTCACAAGCAGACAATTATCAATAACTCTAAGGTGAACATAGGCGCTTCAACAAGTTTTAGGGTTTGCAAAGAGTATGCGAATGGCTATGAAAATGTTCATGCATCATTGACGGAGTTTAAGAATTTCAACAGGGATGTCAAGTGTTTTATAGGTGGAAAAGATGCTCAAATGGTCATTGATCGATTTAAAGATATTTCTGAAACAAGCAAGGG TTTTGATGCAACTTATGGAACCAACAAGTATAATATGATGTTTGCACCTTTCACTGGTGTTGATCATCATAAGAAGTCTGTTACATTTGGTGCAACATTGCTTGAACACGAGGATGAGGAATCATTTAAGTG TATTTATTCTGATCGTGCACAATGGATTCCTGCATATTTTACTGATTTGCCTATGAGTTGTATATTGAGAACTACGCAAAGATCTGAAAGTGAGAATTCCTTTTTCAAACGTTTTGAGAATAAGTTTGGCACTCTGGttgaatttttgttgagttttcAAAGTGCTATAGACCAGCAGCGTTATGCACAAACCTGCCTTGACAAAGATAGTGATCATGCGCTTCCCAACTTAGTATCGCCACTAGGAATAGAGAAGCATGCTTCAACTTTGTATACCCATGCTTTTTTCAAGGAGTTCCAAGGTGAAGTGGAGACTGCTATATGCTCATGTGGTGTCGTTGGAGTAATACATGACATTGATCATGAGTATTCTGAAGTTGGTGATGGAATTAGTGGCAAAATTTTCAGAGTTGT GACTATTTTTGTTGTTGCACACGACACTGTTGATGAAAACGTTGATGCTACTCACTATCACAAATTAGCTGTCTCTGTTATTTGGTCTGAGTTCTATTCTATTTTCCCTGTTCTGAAGTCACTGCCGGAGGGTCAAGTAAAGGAGCTATCATGTCTGTTGAAGTCATTTCGCGAGAAATTCTGTCCTCAGGATGTTCAAATGACAAAGGATCAAGAAATGGAGCAGTTGTTGGGGTGCAGTTCAACTTCCACAGTGACGATATTGCCTCCACGTCGCGCAAAGAATAAAGGTAGAGGGAAGAGAATGTTGTCGGATAAGAAAAAGGCAATATAG